CCAGGTCCACATGCTGAGCTCGTTCGAGCCGCCCAGCGAGCTGCGGGAACCGCAGCCGGTGAGTCCCGCGGCGGCTAGAGCGGAGCCGGCAGCGAGGAAGTGCCTTCTGCTCAGGGTCATAGCCTCACCTGGCGCTTTCTGTTGGATTTCGCCGGAAGGTGTCCAGATATGTTTACGTAGCCATTAGGTAAGCGCATACCGACTGAACCGGTCAAGCCTCCGATGACAAGATTGGGTTTCATGAGCCCCAGCGCAGTCCTCTTTGACGCCGATGGCGTCGTCCAGCGACCCGACCGCGACTGGTGGTCGCAGCTGACGTCGCTCGTGCCGTCCGGCGGCGACGCGTTCGTCGCGGACCTGATGGAGGCCGAGAAGCCGGCGTTGGTCGGGAAAGTCGATTTCCGGGACGCGCTGGCCGACGTACTGCGGCGCTGGAACTCGCCGGCCTCCATCGACGAGGCGCTCGAGCCGTGGACCTGGTTCGTCGCGGAGCCCGAGGTGATCAGGCTCATCCAGTCGCTGCGCGCGGCCGGCATCGGGTGCCATCTGGCGACCAACCAGCAGGGGTACCGGCGGGCGGTCATGCAGGACGAGCGCGGGTACGGCGCCTGGTTCGACCGGACGTTCTACTCGTGCGACCTCGGGCTGGCCAAGCCGGATCCGGCGTACTTCCGG
This Kribbella sp. NBC_00482 DNA region includes the following protein-coding sequences:
- a CDS encoding HAD-IA family hydrolase, which produces MSPSAVLFDADGVVQRPDRDWWSQLTSLVPSGGDAFVADLMEAEKPALVGKVDFRDALADVLRRWNSPASIDEALEPWTWFVAEPEVIRLIQSLRAAGIGCHLATNQQGYRRAVMQDERGYGAWFDRTFYSCDLGLAKPDPAYFRAILGELDLPASSVLFIDDNVDNVEAASSVGLRAEVYDLSSGVPALVELFRRHGLPEVL